In one Haloplanus salinus genomic region, the following are encoded:
- a CDS encoding geranylgeranyl reductase family protein yields the protein MYDFVVVGVGPAGARLARRAAEAGYDVLALEKGTVGTPLACSGHVSTDVWDYVPADAKADLLQNRVYGANFRLGGPGSDAYPFYKSTEVSNVVDRVELDRTLADAAADAGADVREGHAVVGVDERADGVTVTARADGETLTFETRLVAGCDGPVSKVRREVDLPDPAETLHGVLAFDEQPDDGDFVDVHLTVPRFFAWRIPRGPAGVEYGLAAPPGTDVTERFERLTDAYGAETTHRCSGAIPVGPPETVTSHRAFLVGDAAAQTKPFTGGGILYGMTAADHAAETVDPQEPSTLAAYERAWRDDLRREIRLGSLIRRAYSLPTPIQRLGLWALDGRIGVHMDRPTSFFSTEHLRALVSGGGTETAGENERSQS from the coding sequence ATGTACGACTTCGTCGTGGTCGGCGTCGGCCCCGCGGGCGCCCGCCTCGCCCGCCGGGCCGCCGAGGCCGGGTACGACGTGCTCGCTCTGGAGAAGGGGACGGTCGGCACGCCGCTCGCCTGCTCCGGTCACGTCAGCACGGACGTGTGGGACTACGTGCCCGCGGACGCGAAAGCCGACCTCCTCCAGAACCGGGTGTACGGCGCGAACTTCCGGCTCGGCGGGCCGGGGTCGGACGCCTACCCCTTCTACAAGTCGACCGAGGTGTCGAACGTCGTCGACCGGGTGGAACTCGACCGGACGCTCGCCGACGCGGCGGCGGACGCGGGCGCCGACGTGCGCGAGGGCCACGCCGTCGTCGGCGTCGACGAACGCGCGGACGGCGTGACGGTGACCGCCCGCGCCGACGGCGAGACACTGACGTTCGAGACGCGGTTGGTCGCCGGCTGTGACGGCCCCGTCTCGAAGGTGCGTCGCGAAGTCGACTTGCCGGACCCGGCCGAGACCCTGCACGGCGTCCTCGCGTTCGACGAGCAGCCGGACGACGGCGACTTCGTGGACGTCCACCTGACGGTGCCGCGCTTCTTCGCGTGGCGCATCCCCCGTGGGCCGGCCGGCGTGGAGTACGGCCTCGCGGCGCCGCCGGGCACCGACGTGACCGAGCGGTTCGAGCGCCTGACCGACGCCTACGGCGCCGAGACGACCCACCGCTGTTCGGGCGCCATCCCCGTCGGCCCGCCGGAGACGGTGACGAGTCACCGGGCCTTCCTCGTCGGCGACGCCGCCGCACAGACCAAGCCGTTCACCGGCGGCGGCATCCTCTACGGCATGACCGCCGCGGACCACGCGGCCGAGACGGTCGACCCGCAGGAGCCGTCGACGCTCGCCGCCTACGAACGCGCGTGGCGCGACGACTTGCGTCGCGAAATTCGGCTCGGGAGCCTGATTCGCCGGGCGTACTCGCTTCCGACGCCGATCCAGCGGCTCGGGCTGTGGGCGCTCGACGGCCGGATCGGCGTGCACATGGACCGACCCACCTCCTTCTTCTCGACGGAGCATCTGCGGGCGCTCGTGAGTGGTGGCGGCACGGAGACAGCGGGCGAGAACGAGCGCTCTCAGTCGTAA
- a CDS encoding PrsW family intramembrane metalloprotease translates to MSRRRDPVEERADDSLDLYDVATWERRGPLDAIAAGIYRLLVTSTRLFVVGVALLILVGIGGLSALTDPQIGILTLLSALPALALAVYVRRTDVTSGEPLSVLVATFLLGVLTANFAAVLNSVTRPVFSGLGLLGNALFFFLIVGPIEETVKLLAVRLYAYGTDNFEAVVDGAVYGAVAGLGFATIENALYITQNLDAPMATGVGLGLIGAGGNITAIRALAGPGHVIYSAFAGYYLGLAKFNRENRGPIVVKGLLVAALIHATYNTTVGIGSGLVAFATGLPQLPSFLVYVLLYDGVFGLILFRKIRRYSHTYSEVHEEEEIEESALEPEITEFES, encoded by the coding sequence ATGTCGCGCCGACGGGACCCGGTGGAGGAACGCGCCGACGACTCCTTGGACCTCTACGACGTCGCCACCTGGGAGCGACGCGGCCCGCTCGACGCCATCGCCGCGGGCATCTATCGACTGCTCGTCACCTCGACCCGGCTGTTCGTCGTCGGCGTCGCCCTCCTCATCCTCGTCGGCATCGGCGGCTTGAGCGCCCTGACCGACCCGCAGATCGGTATTTTGACGCTGCTCTCCGCCCTTCCGGCGCTCGCGCTCGCCGTCTACGTCCGGCGGACCGACGTCACCAGCGGCGAACCCCTCTCCGTGCTCGTCGCAACCTTCCTCCTGGGCGTCCTCACTGCCAACTTCGCGGCGGTGCTCAACTCCGTCACCCGCCCCGTCTTCTCCGGCCTCGGCCTCCTCGGCAACGCGCTCTTTTTCTTCCTGATCGTCGGTCCCATCGAGGAGACGGTGAAGCTGCTGGCGGTCCGCCTGTACGCCTACGGCACCGACAACTTCGAGGCCGTCGTCGACGGCGCGGTGTACGGCGCCGTCGCCGGGCTCGGGTTCGCCACCATCGAGAACGCCCTCTACATCACGCAGAACCTCGACGCGCCGATGGCGACCGGCGTCGGCCTCGGCCTCATCGGCGCCGGGGGGAACATCACGGCCATCCGCGCCCTCGCCGGGCCCGGCCACGTCATCTACTCCGCCTTCGCCGGCTACTACCTCGGTCTCGCGAAGTTCAACCGCGAGAACCGCGGCCCGATCGTCGTGAAGGGCCTGCTGGTCGCCGCGCTCATCCACGCCACCTACAACACCACCGTCGGCATCGGCTCCGGGCTCGTCGCCTTCGCCACCGGCCTCCCGCAGCTCCCCTCCTTCCTCGTCTACGTCCTGCTCTACGACGGGGTGTTCGGCCTCATCCTGTTCCGGAAGATCCGCCGTTACAGCCACACGTACAGCGAGGTCCACGAAGAGG